Proteins encoded in a region of the Pedosphaera parvula Ellin514 genome:
- a CDS encoding response regulator transcription factor, giving the protein MNQAVDRLKLLLVDDSPDFLSVASNFLSPHPNLQIVGLADSGVTALSLVQERSPDLVLMDFSMPGMNGLEATRKLKSLIEAPQIILISLHEGFVFSDSAHKAGADAFLTKSEFGERLLDVIGKLFPDLQTESINECV; this is encoded by the coding sequence GTGAATCAAGCAGTAGATAGATTGAAACTTTTGCTGGTGGATGATAGTCCGGATTTCTTAAGTGTCGCATCCAACTTTCTATCACCCCATCCAAATTTGCAGATTGTCGGTCTTGCTGACTCGGGGGTGACTGCGCTCAGCCTAGTTCAAGAGAGATCGCCAGATTTGGTGCTTATGGACTTCTCCATGCCTGGAATGAATGGACTTGAAGCCACTCGCAAGTTGAAGTCCCTGATCGAGGCTCCACAAATAATTTTGATCAGTCTCCACGAAGGGTTTGTATTCAGCGATTCTGCACACAAGGCGGGAGCGGATGCATTTCTTACCAAGTCGGAGTTTGGAGAGAGGCTGCTTGATGTCATTGGAAAACTGTTTCCGGATTTACAAACCGAATCTATCAATGAATGCGTCTGA
- a CDS encoding PAS domain S-box protein, translating into MMVLATLFLAIGVFVLDLLMPLGASGWGPYLIPLLISFRVRKWWYPIFLSLLCSLLLVIGYFFSVPSGLSFNFVAINRLVGIGMLWITALLLVKRKQADEALLKQVERELALRNERLSLIARIGGIVGAPMEEQGCKLAELARTAFGVDGCVIRVLEGDDLVLFGSAGGVEGYLEPCVSKDWGLGRRIFEERKPVFVPDLSQNPMSVPFINRLPTGALYRSYAGAPLLAQNETLGLIGIYSQKELQSFRDADLEHLQIVANNIATSIYNERLYKKVRNQKDELAEQITERKRTEEALRQSEERFRIISEQSLMGIYIIQGERFKYANPKFAEMFGYDVSGMLSLSSVFDVIVEKERPIVSENVRLRLEGQIEGIRYRFHGQRKDAGLLTIEAHGFKAELNGEPVILGTAQDVTEREMDEAELKRTTEQLQTLSRRLLELQESERRHIARELHDEIGQGLTALKINLQAVQRMANSTAFSPRLLDSIGIVDKTLRQVRNLSLDLRPSMLDDLGLFAALRWYADQQAQRAGLRIQFAAEPMEMRQDPALETACFRVAQEALTNIVRHAEAQNVTIDLNVAEKDLQLTIRDDGIGFDMKKVREHVAAGSSLGLLGMEERASLMGGRVEFKSTPGEGTEVYAWFPISKSLSTPGTSEAII; encoded by the coding sequence ATGATGGTTCTGGCAACTCTCTTTCTGGCTATCGGGGTTTTCGTTCTGGACCTGCTGATGCCCCTGGGTGCCAGCGGATGGGGGCCTTATTTGATTCCACTACTGATTTCTTTTAGAGTCAGGAAGTGGTGGTATCCCATTTTTCTTTCCCTGCTTTGTTCCCTGCTGCTGGTGATCGGTTATTTTTTCTCAGTGCCGAGCGGGTTATCCTTTAATTTCGTCGCAATCAACCGGCTTGTGGGCATTGGAATGCTTTGGATCACGGCATTGTTGCTGGTGAAGCGAAAGCAGGCAGACGAAGCGTTACTAAAACAGGTGGAACGGGAGTTGGCGCTCCGAAACGAGAGATTAAGCCTGATCGCGCGCATTGGTGGGATTGTTGGGGCACCGATGGAGGAACAGGGGTGTAAACTGGCAGAGCTGGCGCGCACGGCTTTTGGTGTGGATGGTTGCGTAATTCGGGTTTTGGAAGGCGACGATCTCGTACTATTTGGCAGTGCAGGAGGTGTTGAAGGCTATCTGGAGCCATGTGTATCGAAAGACTGGGGGCTGGGAAGACGAATCTTCGAAGAGCGTAAACCGGTCTTTGTACCAGATCTTTCCCAGAACCCAATGAGCGTGCCATTTATAAATCGGTTACCCACAGGCGCTTTGTATCGATCCTATGCCGGAGCGCCATTGCTGGCGCAAAACGAAACGTTGGGGCTTATAGGCATATACTCACAAAAGGAACTCCAGAGTTTCAGGGACGCTGATTTGGAACATCTCCAGATCGTGGCCAATAACATCGCGACCTCGATTTATAACGAACGACTGTATAAAAAGGTGAGGAATCAAAAAGATGAGTTAGCTGAGCAAATTACAGAAAGAAAACGCACTGAAGAGGCGCTAAGACAGAGTGAGGAACGGTTTCGCATTATCAGCGAGCAGTCCTTAATGGGAATTTACATAATCCAGGGTGAACGGTTCAAATATGCAAATCCCAAATTCGCAGAGATGTTTGGCTATGATGTGAGTGGAATGCTCTCCCTCAGTTCGGTCTTCGACGTCATAGTTGAAAAGGAGCGTCCCATCGTGAGTGAAAACGTTCGACTTCGCCTGGAAGGGCAAATTGAGGGGATACGCTATCGCTTCCATGGCCAGCGGAAAGATGCCGGTCTGCTCACCATTGAGGCGCATGGCTTCAAAGCAGAGTTGAATGGGGAACCGGTGATTCTTGGAACGGCGCAGGATGTGACGGAACGGGAAATGGATGAAGCAGAATTAAAACGTACCACCGAACAGCTACAAACGCTCTCACGAAGACTTTTGGAATTACAGGAAAGCGAAAGAAGGCACATCGCCCGGGAACTGCATGATGAAATTGGACAGGGGCTGACAGCTTTGAAAATAAACCTTCAAGCAGTGCAGCGCATGGCAAACTCCACTGCTTTTTCGCCACGTTTACTGGACAGTATTGGAATCGTGGACAAGACACTGCGACAGGTGCGCAATCTATCACTGGATTTGCGTCCTTCAATGCTGGATGACTTGGGGTTATTCGCAGCCTTGCGTTGGTATGCAGACCAACAGGCACAGCGGGCAGGGCTAAGGATTCAGTTTGCGGCCGAGCCGATGGAAATGCGCCAGGATCCGGCATTGGAGACCGCTTGTTTTCGAGTTGCCCAGGAAGCGTTGACGAATATTGTCCGGCATGCAGAAGCCCAGAACGTAACCATTGATTTAAATGTGGCTGAGAAGGATTTGCAATTGACGATACGAGATGATGGAATCGGGTTTGATATGAAAAAAGTCCGGGAACATGTGGCTGCAGGCAGCAGCCTTGGGCTGCTCGGAATGGAGGAACGAGCTTCGTTGATGGGGGGCAGGGTCGAGTTCAAGTCCACGCCGGGAGAGGGCACAGAGGTGTATGCATGGTTTCCGATTTCAAAGTCCCTTTCCACGCCCGGCACGAGTGAGGCAATAATTTGA
- a CDS encoding response regulator, giving the protein MSTIRILLADDHTLLRAGIRSLLEKMPGVEVVGEAADGREALSLVKALQPGVVLMDIAMSGLNGLEATARIVKEFPSSRVIILSMHANEEYVLQTLRAGAAGYLLKDAATAELELAIQAVSRGDTYLSPAISKRVIEDYLGRINGQKSPMEQLTPRQREILQLIAEGKSTKEMAFLLNLSVKTVETHRTQLMDRLGIHDVPGLVRYAMRMGLISSAT; this is encoded by the coding sequence ATGAGCACAATCCGTATCCTGTTGGCCGACGATCATACCCTCTTGAGGGCTGGCATACGTTCGTTGCTGGAGAAGATGCCCGGGGTGGAGGTTGTCGGGGAAGCAGCTGATGGCCGGGAAGCGCTCAGCCTTGTGAAGGCCCTTCAGCCAGGTGTTGTGTTGATGGATATAGCGATGTCCGGACTGAACGGGTTGGAAGCAACCGCCAGGATAGTAAAGGAGTTTCCGAGCAGCCGTGTAATCATCCTATCGATGCATGCCAATGAAGAGTACGTGCTGCAGACCTTGCGTGCCGGAGCAGCGGGCTATTTGCTCAAGGATGCCGCAACGGCGGAGTTGGAACTGGCAATCCAGGCGGTGTCACGGGGCGATACGTATTTAAGCCCCGCTATTTCGAAACGGGTGATTGAGGATTATTTAGGAAGAATCAACGGCCAAAAAAGTCCAATGGAACAGTTAACCCCGCGGCAACGGGAGATTCTGCAACTAATCGCAGAAGGTAAAAGCACGAAAGAAATGGCTTTTCTTCTTAATTTGAGTGTTAAAACGGTTGAGACGCACCGGACGCAGTTAATGGATCGCCTGGGTATTCATGACGTTCCGGGACTGGTTCGGTATGCAATGAGGATGGGGCTGATTTCATCAGCCACCTAA